A genomic region of Mesobacillus jeotgali contains the following coding sequences:
- a CDS encoding NAD(P)/FAD-dependent oxidoreductase, which yields MKKYVVIGAGILGASTAYHLAKQGKNVTIIDRGEPGQATDAAAGIICPWLTQRRNKAWYFLAKNGAAFYPSLIKQLEEDGELETGYQRVGAISLHHDQGKLMKMEERATKRREDAPEIGEIRQLDHHETNGLFPSLSKEYSSVYVSGGARVNGRLLRDALLNASQKHGASMVKGDAQLEWSNGKVTGVKAGDTRYEADSIIITAGAWAPELLKPLGMQLSISPQKAQIIHLMLEDKETGSWPVVMPPNNQYILAFDEGRVVIGATHEDEKGFDSRPTLGGMHEIIDKGLTVAPGLADATYLETKVGFRPVAPNFLPIIGAVPGFDNLYMANGLGASGLTVGPYLGAQLAKLAAGEDVELDLEQYDVSGAISDNIS from the coding sequence ATGAAAAAATATGTAGTCATTGGCGCAGGAATATTAGGCGCTTCCACTGCCTATCACTTAGCAAAGCAAGGTAAGAATGTAACGATCATTGACCGTGGAGAACCAGGGCAAGCGACAGATGCAGCAGCTGGAATTATTTGTCCCTGGCTGACTCAGCGCAGGAATAAGGCCTGGTATTTCCTTGCAAAGAATGGGGCGGCTTTTTACCCGTCATTGATTAAGCAGCTTGAAGAGGACGGCGAGTTGGAAACAGGTTATCAGCGCGTAGGTGCCATCAGCCTCCATCATGATCAGGGAAAACTTATGAAAATGGAAGAAAGAGCGACTAAGAGACGAGAAGATGCACCTGAAATAGGTGAAATCAGGCAGCTGGATCATCATGAAACAAATGGACTTTTCCCATCATTATCGAAAGAGTATTCTTCTGTATATGTAAGCGGTGGGGCCCGGGTAAATGGACGGTTACTTCGAGATGCTCTTCTGAATGCTTCGCAAAAACATGGAGCTTCCATGGTAAAGGGAGATGCCCAATTAGAGTGGTCTAACGGGAAAGTGACAGGTGTTAAAGCAGGAGATACGAGATATGAAGCTGACAGCATCATCATAACCGCTGGGGCATGGGCACCTGAGTTGCTGAAACCGCTGGGAATGCAACTCAGCATCTCTCCTCAAAAAGCGCAAATCATCCATCTTATGCTTGAGGATAAAGAGACCGGCAGCTGGCCAGTCGTCATGCCGCCGAATAACCAGTACATTCTTGCGTTTGATGAAGGAAGGGTGGTTATCGGGGCAACACATGAAGATGAGAAGGGATTTGACTCCCGCCCGACTCTTGGGGGCATGCATGAAATCATCGATAAAGGATTAACGGTCGCTCCGGGTCTGGCTGATGCAACCTATCTCGAAACAAAAGTGGGATTCCGCCCGGTTGCACCGAATTTCCTTCCGATTATTGGTGCCGTTCCAGGCTTTGATAACCTATACATGGCAAATGGACTGGGCGCTTCGGGTCTAACAGTCGGACCATATCTTGGAGCCCAGCTCGCCAAACTGGCAGCAGGCGAAGACGTCGAACTAGACCTCGAGCAGTACGATGTCTCAGGAGCCATCAGCGATAATATTTCCTAG
- a CDS encoding MFS transporter — protein MNTKKALPILFLVMFLVMVGFGIIIPVIPFYAEEIGATPTQLGLLMAVYSLMQFLFAPMWGRISDRIGRKPVIMIGILGLSLSFFLMALSTELWMLFAARIIGGFLSSANMPTVMAYVADITSEEDRGKGMGIIGASVGLGFIFGPAIGGVFSQSSLNTPFYLAGATSLVTFLFVTFVLKESLSAEQRSNQDKEKTSLLKALNGPLSMLFLLQLFVSLSLAGLEATFAYFAAEKAGLGSVELGYIFMIMGLAGAVVQGGLVGRLTKKLGEGVVIQLGIIISAAGFGLILLTEGFGTAALFLTIFGIGNGLIRPSVSSLLTKKSTTGHGGTTGLLSSFDSLGRIIGPPLGGWLFSIAIGMPYISGIVLSMVALILYQFYQARTKTSHSLDQ, from the coding sequence ATGAATACCAAAAAGGCTTTGCCTATTTTATTTTTAGTCATGTTTCTCGTAATGGTCGGCTTTGGAATCATCATTCCGGTCATCCCTTTTTACGCAGAAGAAATCGGGGCAACACCTACTCAATTAGGTTTATTGATGGCGGTCTACTCCTTGATGCAGTTCTTATTTGCTCCAATGTGGGGTCGTATTTCCGACAGGATTGGCAGGAAGCCTGTCATCATGATCGGAATACTGGGTCTGTCCCTTTCCTTCTTCTTGATGGCACTTTCCACAGAGCTTTGGATGCTGTTTGCTGCCAGAATCATCGGAGGTTTCTTGTCGTCGGCTAATATGCCAACTGTCATGGCCTATGTAGCGGATATCACATCTGAGGAAGATCGCGGAAAGGGCATGGGAATCATCGGCGCTTCAGTTGGACTTGGATTTATTTTTGGTCCGGCAATCGGCGGTGTTTTCTCTCAATCAAGCCTGAATACACCTTTTTATCTTGCAGGAGCAACTTCATTGGTTACATTCTTATTCGTTACTTTTGTATTAAAAGAGTCGCTTTCAGCTGAACAGCGAAGCAATCAGGATAAGGAGAAAACTTCATTACTGAAAGCTTTGAATGGACCACTTTCCATGCTGTTCCTGCTTCAATTGTTCGTTTCACTTTCTTTGGCCGGACTGGAGGCAACATTTGCTTATTTTGCTGCTGAAAAAGCAGGGCTTGGATCCGTGGAATTAGGATATATTTTCATGATCATGGGACTTGCAGGTGCTGTCGTACAAGGTGGATTAGTCGGCAGATTGACTAAAAAGCTTGGCGAGGGTGTGGTCATCCAGCTGGGCATCATCATTTCTGCGGCAGGCTTTGGATTGATTCTCCTGACAGAAGGTTTTGGGACCGCCGCGTTGTTCCTGACGATTTTTGGAATAGGAAATGGGTTGATTCGCCCAAGTGTATCGTCATTACTGACTAAAAAGTCGACAACAGGGCATGGCGGGACAACTGGATTGCTTTCTTCCTTCGATTCACTCGGCAGGATCATTGGACCTCCATTAGGCGGATGGCTGTTCTCGATCGCTATTGGAATGCCATATATTTCGGGGATTGTTTTATCAATGGTTGCCCTGATTCTATACCAATTCTATCAAGCACGAACAAAAACATCCCATTCGTTAGACCAATAA
- a CDS encoding ATP-binding protein yields MILIDYIINLSMLSLLVSTPLVIRSYLNLKPLKQLRIWAGIYAGIVSSVLVSLSFQDQGYSYDIRYAVIILVFAYLGPGPGMIASSFALASRLMISENWFPAIVGWLIVMTVLIVIHKFTTHFKPVRRYIILLCSYIVTYIITVPIVLNVIRDNPVFHLQYLLFVSIGVLFGGILIESYEKLYRIIQERKRMEQTLEESESKYRLIAENTSDLIMVMDKEHSISYFSPSHELALGYKVPELEEIELCKLIHPSDVVNFRETIAKIIKNKESLPVEFRFQHINGKWIDFESRCMPVMDESQTIEHIVIISRDISERKKAEEILLQSEKLSIVGELAAGVAHEIRNPLTTIKGFVQLYRQDNSSNEINNLLLSELERIETITSEMLSLGKPQAIQLNRANLCDLIDHTVEFLSPQANMKNIQFSRSYLGTDFFITCEKNQIKQVILNIFKNAMEAMPNGGNIDIKLQKGIDGECIISVQDEGCGIPEELLPRLGEPFYTLKEKGTGLGLMICHKIIKQHNGTISYHSKLNNGTLVEIKLPLTN; encoded by the coding sequence TTGATTCTAATAGATTACATCATAAACCTCTCTATGCTTTCTTTATTGGTCAGTACCCCTTTAGTAATCCGTTCTTATTTGAATCTTAAGCCACTCAAGCAGCTGCGGATTTGGGCAGGAATATATGCGGGAATTGTTTCCTCCGTGCTCGTTAGCTTATCTTTCCAGGATCAAGGATATTCATATGATATCCGTTACGCTGTTATTATTTTGGTCTTTGCTTATCTTGGGCCAGGCCCAGGCATGATTGCCAGCAGCTTTGCATTGGCGTCCAGGTTAATGATATCTGAAAACTGGTTTCCGGCAATAGTTGGCTGGTTAATAGTCATGACCGTTTTAATTGTAATTCACAAATTTACCACACATTTTAAACCAGTCAGACGATACATAATTTTACTGTGTTCTTACATAGTCACTTATATTATTACTGTACCGATCGTTTTAAACGTAATTAGAGACAATCCAGTTTTTCACCTCCAATATTTACTGTTTGTTTCAATAGGAGTTCTTTTTGGTGGTATATTAATAGAATCATATGAAAAGTTATATAGAATCATCCAGGAACGAAAGCGGATGGAGCAGACGCTTGAGGAAAGTGAATCAAAGTATCGTCTCATAGCTGAGAATACATCAGATCTCATCATGGTAATGGATAAAGAGCACTCAATCAGTTACTTCTCTCCTTCTCATGAGCTGGCGTTGGGATACAAGGTTCCAGAGCTTGAAGAAATAGAATTATGTAAGTTGATTCATCCGTCTGACGTTGTGAATTTCAGGGAAACAATAGCAAAGATCATAAAAAATAAAGAATCACTGCCAGTAGAGTTCCGCTTCCAGCATATTAATGGAAAATGGATTGATTTTGAATCCCGCTGCATGCCTGTTATGGATGAGTCTCAAACAATCGAGCACATTGTTATAATAAGCCGGGATATTTCAGAGCGCAAAAAAGCGGAAGAAATTCTTTTGCAATCCGAAAAGCTATCGATTGTGGGGGAATTGGCAGCAGGTGTAGCCCATGAAATACGGAATCCTCTTACGACAATAAAGGGATTTGTCCAACTGTATCGACAAGATAACAGTTCGAATGAAATTAACAACCTGCTTCTAAGCGAACTAGAAAGAATCGAAACAATCACAAGTGAAATGCTTTCTTTAGGAAAGCCGCAGGCCATCCAGCTTAACAGGGCCAACCTGTGTGATTTGATCGATCATACAGTCGAATTCTTATCCCCGCAAGCGAATATGAAAAATATACAATTCAGCCGAAGTTATCTGGGTACAGATTTCTTCATAACTTGTGAGAAAAACCAGATTAAGCAGGTGATCCTGAATATTTTTAAGAATGCTATGGAGGCCATGCCGAACGGCGGAAATATTGATATAAAACTGCAAAAAGGGATAGATGGTGAATGTATTATTTCTGTTCAAGATGAAGGTTGCGGAATTCCGGAAGAATTACTTCCACGCTTAGGAGAGCCATTTTACACATTGAAGGAGAAAGGGACGGGGCTTGGGTTGATGATTTGCCATAAGATCATTAAACAGCACAATGGTACGATTTCCTATCATAGTAAGCTAAACAATGGGACCTTAGTTGAAATAAAACTACCCTTAACGAATTAA
- the pepF gene encoding oligoendopeptidase F, which produces MTKTIEKRLVRSEVPVDLTWNLDDLFQSDQEWETALKEIEDDVKKFKDFKGSLHTGSKALLECLTAQEELTKKLVKVRTYANLKQSADGTDPVNQANSAKIAASGTRALSALSFISSEILELEDGKVEEFLQEEPRLEPFRKSLTELLETKEHKLSPETEEVLAALGEVHSAPYNVYGMAKLADMQFSSIQDEEGNELPVSFALFESRYEFSPDTYVRRKAYGSFVSTLKQYQNTIAATYATEVKKQVTLAKLRNYESVTHMLLESQQVTPEMYHNQIDIIYKELAPHMRRFAELKKKVLGLDKMMFCDLKAPFDPEFDPEITYEEAREVITESLKVMGPDYTAMIEKGFEERWVDLADNVGKSTGAFCSSPYGSHPYILITWADNMRGCFTLAHEFGHAGHFFLANQNQRIMNVRPSMYFIEAPSTMNEMLLAQHLLEKNKDDAQMSRWVILQLLGTYYHNFVTHLLEAEYQRRVYAHAEAGKALTAKTLTDIKTDVLKGFWGDTVEIDEGAGLTWMRQPHYYMGLYPYTYSAGLTASTAVSQLIQEEGQPAVDRWLEVLRAGGTMKPLELLKHAGLDMSTPEPVRKAVSYVGSLIDELEQSYQ; this is translated from the coding sequence TTGACTAAAACGATTGAAAAGCGCCTTGTCCGTTCTGAAGTCCCTGTTGATTTGACTTGGAATCTGGATGATTTATTCCAATCTGACCAAGAATGGGAAACGGCATTGAAAGAGATTGAAGATGACGTCAAAAAATTCAAAGACTTTAAAGGTAGCTTACATACAGGTTCAAAGGCCTTGCTGGAATGCCTTACTGCTCAGGAAGAATTAACGAAAAAGTTGGTCAAAGTCCGTACATACGCAAACTTGAAGCAATCTGCTGATGGTACCGACCCAGTGAATCAGGCAAATTCAGCTAAGATAGCAGCCAGTGGTACTCGAGCTTTGTCTGCTCTATCATTTATTTCATCTGAAATACTGGAATTGGAGGATGGAAAAGTCGAAGAGTTCCTTCAGGAAGAGCCTCGCCTTGAACCCTTCAGAAAGAGCCTAACAGAGCTTCTGGAAACGAAGGAGCATAAGTTATCGCCTGAAACAGAAGAAGTACTAGCTGCGCTTGGAGAAGTCCATTCTGCTCCTTACAATGTTTATGGAATGGCTAAGCTTGCCGACATGCAGTTTTCTTCAATACAGGATGAAGAGGGAAATGAACTCCCAGTCTCTTTCGCATTATTCGAGAGCCGCTATGAATTTTCTCCAGACACATATGTGCGCAGAAAAGCATATGGATCCTTTGTCTCGACACTAAAACAATATCAAAATACGATCGCAGCAACCTATGCAACTGAGGTTAAAAAACAGGTTACTCTTGCAAAGCTGCGAAATTATGAATCAGTTACACATATGCTTCTTGAATCACAGCAGGTAACACCGGAGATGTACCACAACCAAATCGATATCATCTATAAAGAACTGGCACCGCATATGCGACGCTTTGCTGAATTAAAGAAAAAGGTATTAGGCCTGGACAAAATGATGTTCTGTGACTTGAAGGCTCCATTTGACCCGGAATTTGACCCGGAAATCACTTATGAGGAGGCTCGCGAGGTCATTACAGAATCTTTAAAAGTAATGGGCCCTGATTATACAGCCATGATTGAAAAAGGCTTTGAAGAGAGATGGGTGGACCTTGCAGATAATGTCGGCAAATCAACAGGAGCATTCTGCTCAAGCCCATATGGATCACATCCATATATCCTGATTACATGGGCAGACAATATGCGCGGCTGCTTCACGCTTGCCCATGAGTTCGGCCATGCCGGACATTTTTTCCTGGCGAACCAAAACCAGCGCATCATGAACGTCCGCCCTTCAATGTATTTCATCGAGGCTCCATCTACGATGAATGAAATGCTTCTCGCCCAGCATCTTCTCGAAAAAAATAAAGATGATGCGCAAATGAGTCGCTGGGTCATTCTGCAGCTATTAGGAACGTACTATCATAACTTTGTCACTCATCTGCTTGAGGCAGAATACCAGCGTCGTGTATACGCTCATGCTGAAGCCGGCAAAGCCCTGACAGCAAAAACACTTACTGACATCAAAACTGACGTCCTAAAAGGCTTCTGGGGGGATACAGTGGAAATCGATGAAGGAGCCGGCTTGACTTGGATGCGCCAGCCTCACTACTACATGGGCTTGTATCCATACACCTACTCTGCAGGTTTGACCGCATCGACGGCCGTATCACAGCTGATCCAGGAAGAAGGCCAGCCTGCTGTAGACCGCTGGCTTGAGGTGCTCCGCGCGGGCGGCACCATGAAGCCGCTTGAGTTGCTGAAGCATGCGGGACTGGATATGTCAACACCGGAACCAGTTCGAAAAGCTGTTTCATATGTAGGCTCATTGATTGACGAATTAGAGCAATCTTATCAATAA
- a CDS encoding ParM/StbA family protein — MTTKSRIAAVDVGNDSIKAIFGEFDNELNIPNIVARDTEDRPVIGIEELDTKDPLDGIHIRVHSPALKDNNAIYRVGNLATKSDNATELDPGSSKSEEDQTLIMLFATLALDAVNEDNAKVFPKSKNVIDANYTLGTGLPLREVKEGKDAGYRSKLVGSVHQVEFLVTPKYQGLKVNIKFDEVKVYPEGFAAYINLVMDNSLKIINKDLIDRRILIQDIGGLSTDIAVIKNRNVDDDKAQGFNLGVSEALEQIREEIRSKHGVELDSRTDVVEIITRKNDRNHIMVKGSRTSVHDITDRILLELAKKQYRLLRNVWAKNSQTEICYFVGGGATVLKEYIKTLNNNLDGYNIEFFEDEKESIWMMANAYYKLIMDYVKKSEKSSKAASEPVKS; from the coding sequence ATGACGACGAAATCTAGAATTGCAGCTGTTGATGTTGGTAACGATTCTATTAAAGCTATTTTTGGAGAATTTGATAATGAGTTGAACATCCCTAATATCGTTGCAAGGGACACAGAAGATCGTCCTGTAATCGGTATTGAGGAGCTTGATACGAAGGATCCTCTTGATGGAATTCATATTCGTGTCCACTCCCCTGCCCTGAAGGATAATAATGCTATTTATCGTGTCGGCAATCTGGCGACTAAAAGTGATAATGCTACTGAACTTGATCCTGGAAGCAGCAAGTCCGAGGAAGATCAGACATTGATTATGTTGTTTGCCACTCTTGCATTAGATGCAGTCAACGAAGATAATGCAAAGGTTTTTCCGAAAAGCAAGAATGTCATTGATGCGAATTATACGCTGGGTACTGGCCTTCCGCTTCGTGAAGTCAAGGAAGGAAAAGATGCTGGCTACCGTTCTAAGCTTGTAGGATCTGTACACCAGGTAGAATTCCTTGTTACCCCTAAATACCAGGGTCTGAAAGTTAATATCAAATTTGATGAAGTGAAGGTTTACCCTGAAGGCTTCGCAGCTTATATCAATCTAGTCATGGACAACAGCCTGAAAATCATCAATAAAGACCTTATTGACAGAAGAATCCTTATCCAGGATATCGGCGGCCTATCAACAGATATCGCTGTCATCAAGAACCGCAATGTCGATGATGATAAGGCACAGGGCTTCAATCTCGGTGTTTCTGAGGCATTAGAGCAAATCAGGGAAGAAATCCGCAGCAAGCATGGCGTGGAGTTGGACAGCCGAACAGATGTTGTAGAAATCATCACGCGCAAGAATGATCGCAACCACATCATGGTAAAGGGAAGCCGTACGAGCGTCCACGATATCACTGACCGTATCCTTCTCGAACTGGCTAAAAAGCAATACCGCCTGCTTCGCAATGTCTGGGCCAAGAATTCACAGACTGAAATTTGCTATTTTGTCGGCGGCGGCGCGACGGTTCTAAAAGAATATATTAAAACATTAAACAATAATCTTGATGGCTATAACATTGAATTCTTCGAGGATGAAAAAGAGAGCATCTGGATGATGGCAAATGCTTACTATAAGCTCATCATGGATTATGTGAAGAAATCAGAGAAGAGCAGCAAAGCTGCTTCTGAACCTGTTAAAAGCTAA
- a CDS encoding efflux RND transporter permease subunit translates to MKNLVNFVLGNKLAVWLLTIIITVSGIYSGTRMNMETIPNISIPYLMVMDVYPGATPEKVMEDVSIPIEKAVEGLEDVKYVYSNSYSNMSSIQVEYEYGIDMDEAKRALQSALDAVKLPEGAQEPTITAISMNMMPVAALSVSSSTEDIVELTSTVEEIILPKIDKIDGVASVTMTGQHIEEVNLTYDEAKLAQFGLTETNVKEMIQASNLGVSLGLFEFKEGEQAVAVDGKFTTTDELKNMLIPVTPSAANPSPFVKLSELAEIELVGKVQSISRTNGEDAIALQIVKEQQANTVDVVNAVKDLVEEEEDKIDGLVIEVSLDQGEPIEESVFTMIEKALFGGLIAILVILLFLRDFKSTIISIVSIPVSIFMALLLLNWMEITLNIMTLGAITVAIGRVIDDSIVVVENIYRRLHLKEERLTGRALVREATIEMFKPILSSTLVTVAVFAPLIFVGGMVGELFTPFALTMTFALGASLIVAITIVPALSHFLFRKKLYGEKSESSHKEVGKLANWYKGVLDKSLNHKIITSLIAVVLLVGSLALTPIIGFSFMGSEEDKVMYLTYTPKAGELKAETIENVAEVEEEMLKRDDIDIVQVSINEEADQMTAMMGGGAGGALMYLIFDPEMENFSEVRDELEEYVFNIGHSGEWKSQNFGGMSMPENEISYTLYSEDLGKLNETVKMVEKEMNAVDGLKDVSSSAEDAYVEYTFKVEQDELLQYGLTAGQIVMMLNPNKSKEILTTVEKDGDSLDVIVQQEQAEQPESIDDILATEVQTALGTTLPLSELVSVEEGTTLNTLARSKGQYYASVSGTVVSKDISKAAADAEKAIDELDLPKGVEVGVAGVQADMTETFTQLGVAMFAAIAIVYFILVVTFREGVAPFAILFSLPFAVIGSFVGLLIAGETISVSVMMGLLMLIGIVVTNAIVLVDRIIHMEREGLTMREAVLEAGATRLRPILMTAIATVGALIPLAIGSGGGGLISKGLAITVIGGLTSSTLLTLIIVPIVYEVLSKMFKKNRKDIVEN, encoded by the coding sequence GTGAAGAATTTAGTCAATTTTGTACTTGGAAATAAACTGGCCGTATGGCTGCTAACGATTATCATCACGGTATCCGGGATATATTCTGGTACACGGATGAACATGGAGACCATCCCGAATATTTCAATCCCATACTTGATGGTTATGGATGTTTATCCTGGGGCGACTCCTGAAAAAGTAATGGAGGATGTCTCGATCCCGATCGAGAAAGCGGTAGAGGGTCTTGAAGACGTTAAATATGTCTATTCGAATTCATACTCCAATATGTCGAGTATCCAGGTAGAGTATGAGTACGGCATTGATATGGATGAGGCCAAACGTGCTTTGCAATCGGCGTTGGATGCGGTCAAGTTGCCGGAGGGAGCTCAGGAACCGACCATCACAGCGATCAGCATGAATATGATGCCGGTTGCGGCACTGAGTGTCAGCAGTTCAACTGAGGATATTGTGGAGCTTACATCGACCGTCGAAGAAATCATTCTTCCGAAAATCGATAAAATCGATGGTGTTGCTTCTGTCACCATGACTGGTCAGCATATCGAAGAAGTTAATTTAACGTACGATGAAGCAAAACTTGCGCAATTTGGATTAACGGAAACGAATGTAAAGGAAATGATCCAAGCCAGCAATCTGGGCGTTTCATTAGGCCTTTTTGAGTTCAAAGAAGGAGAGCAGGCTGTTGCCGTCGATGGAAAATTCACAACTACAGATGAATTGAAAAATATGCTGATTCCTGTCACACCATCGGCAGCCAATCCATCACCTTTTGTAAAACTTAGCGAACTTGCCGAGATTGAGCTTGTCGGTAAAGTTCAATCCATTTCTCGTACAAACGGTGAAGACGCTATTGCCTTGCAGATTGTTAAGGAGCAGCAAGCGAATACCGTTGATGTAGTTAATGCTGTAAAAGATTTAGTAGAAGAAGAAGAGGATAAAATTGATGGCTTGGTCATTGAGGTATCGCTTGACCAGGGAGAGCCAATTGAAGAATCTGTTTTTACGATGATTGAAAAAGCTTTATTTGGAGGATTAATCGCGATTCTGGTTATCCTGCTTTTCCTGCGTGACTTCAAATCTACGATTATATCAATTGTCTCGATTCCAGTTTCGATTTTTATGGCATTGCTGCTATTGAACTGGATGGAGATCACGCTTAATATCATGACACTCGGCGCGATTACTGTAGCGATTGGCCGTGTTATTGATGACTCGATTGTCGTCGTGGAAAATATTTATCGCCGCCTGCATCTAAAAGAAGAGAGATTAACAGGCCGGGCCCTTGTACGTGAAGCGACAATTGAAATGTTCAAACCAATCCTGTCGTCCACACTTGTGACGGTTGCTGTATTTGCACCGTTGATCTTCGTAGGCGGGATGGTAGGGGAATTATTCACTCCATTTGCCCTGACGATGACATTTGCGCTCGGTGCTTCATTGATTGTAGCGATTACAATCGTACCAGCATTATCTCACTTTTTATTCAGGAAGAAGTTATATGGTGAAAAGTCTGAAAGCAGCCATAAGGAAGTTGGTAAGCTGGCCAATTGGTATAAAGGTGTCCTGGATAAGTCGCTTAATCATAAGATCATTACTTCACTCATCGCTGTTGTCCTGCTTGTCGGAAGTCTTGCACTGACTCCAATTATTGGCTTCAGCTTCATGGGCAGTGAAGAAGATAAAGTGATGTATTTGACTTACACACCTAAAGCGGGTGAGCTTAAGGCTGAAACAATTGAAAATGTAGCTGAAGTAGAAGAAGAGATGCTAAAACGCGACGATATTGACATCGTTCAAGTATCTATAAACGAGGAAGCCGATCAGATGACGGCCATGATGGGTGGAGGTGCAGGAGGAGCATTAATGTACCTGATCTTTGACCCTGAGATGGAGAACTTCTCAGAGGTAAGGGATGAACTGGAGGAGTATGTCTTTAACATTGGCCACAGCGGCGAATGGAAGAGCCAGAACTTCGGCGGAATGTCGATGCCTGAGAATGAAATCAGCTATACCTTGTACAGTGAGGATTTAGGCAAGTTAAACGAAACAGTCAAGATGGTAGAAAAAGAAATGAATGCAGTTGATGGCTTGAAGGATGTATCCTCCAGTGCGGAAGATGCTTATGTAGAATACACCTTCAAGGTTGAACAGGATGAATTGCTGCAATACGGATTGACAGCAGGACAAATAGTGATGATGCTCAATCCGAACAAGTCGAAAGAGATCTTGACGACGGTCGAAAAAGATGGAGATTCACTCGATGTTATTGTGCAGCAGGAGCAAGCAGAACAGCCTGAATCAATCGATGATATTCTTGCTACTGAAGTACAAACAGCGCTGGGTACCACTTTGCCATTGTCTGAATTAGTAAGTGTAGAAGAAGGCACAACGCTGAATACCCTTGCCCGCAGCAAAGGCCAGTATTATGCTTCTGTATCAGGAACTGTCGTAAGCAAGGATATTTCAAAGGCAGCTGCTGATGCTGAAAAAGCAATCGATGAACTAGATCTGCCTAAAGGCGTGGAAGTTGGCGTAGCAGGTGTCCAGGCAGATATGACGGAAACATTCACCCAGCTTGGCGTAGCGATGTTTGCTGCGATTGCAATCGTCTACTTCATCCTGGTCGTTACCTTCCGTGAAGGTGTTGCACCATTTGCGATACTATTCTCGCTTCCATTCGCAGTCATTGGTTCATTTGTCGGACTGCTTATTGCAGGTGAAACCATCTCTGTCTCTGTCATGATGGGTCTGTTGATGCTGATTGGTATAGTCGTAACGAATGCCATCGTACTTGTAGACCGGATCATTCACATGGAACGAGAAGGACTGACGATGCGTGAAGCGGTCCTTGAGGCAGGAGCTACACGTTTACGTCCAATCCTGATGACAGCAATCGCCACTGTGGGTGCCTTGATTCCACTAGCTATTGGATCTGGCGGAGGCGGACTGATTTCCAAAGGTCTGGCTATCACTGTCATTGGTGGTTTAACCAGTTCGACATTATTAACCCTGATTATCGTACCGATTGTTTATGAAGTTCTATCTAAAATGTTCAAGAAGAACCGTAAGGATATTGTAGAAAACTAA
- a CDS encoding collagen-like protein, with the protein MRYCSKCNKWYCRCNHGRGPLVPGCEQGPPGPKGDRGKQGPPGPKGDPGEPGAQGIQGLKGDPGDPGPQGLQGPKGNPGERGPAGPAGMLSTSFGFGYTPSASTISGNVRLTVAGPLQDFELTADGLKALTSGIFIITYKVDVMTDGESTKAAKFQLLVNDSILIGSSNTEASSPANLQSTQLFSLRENDVVKLVADVPSGLSYSFPALQIIKVGE; encoded by the coding sequence ATGCGGTATTGTTCAAAATGCAACAAATGGTACTGTCGGTGCAATCATGGAAGAGGACCACTGGTTCCAGGCTGTGAGCAAGGCCCGCCTGGCCCTAAGGGAGATCGTGGCAAACAAGGTCCTCCAGGCCCAAAAGGAGACCCGGGAGAACCAGGTGCTCAAGGAATTCAAGGTCTAAAAGGAGACCCGGGTGATCCAGGCCCACAAGGATTGCAAGGTCCAAAAGGAAATCCTGGAGAGCGGGGCCCGGCTGGTCCAGCTGGTATGCTAAGCACGAGCTTCGGTTTCGGCTATACACCATCTGCCAGTACTATAAGCGGTAATGTCAGACTGACAGTTGCGGGTCCTTTACAGGACTTCGAGTTGACAGCGGATGGGTTAAAAGCATTAACATCCGGTATTTTCATCATCACATATAAGGTGGATGTAATGACGGATGGAGAATCAACGAAGGCTGCAAAATTCCAGCTATTGGTCAATGATTCTATTTTAATTGGATCGTCCAACACCGAGGCTAGCAGTCCGGCAAATTTACAGTCAACACAACTGTTTTCCTTACGAGAAAACGATGTCGTAAAGCTTGTTGCGGATGTTCCATCTGGATTAAGCTACTCTTTCCCTGCATTGCAAATAATCAAGGTAGGAGAATAA